A section of the Gemmatimonadales bacterium genome encodes:
- a CDS encoding YdiU family protein, which translates to MTRHLDDLTWDNSFARLPGIFYQRVTPTPLTQPRLAAFNPDAAALLDLGPDAGGDPDFVAGINGDRPIAGTDPVAAIYAGHQFGVWVPQLGDGRAILLGEVVNDRHERWDVQVKGSGLTRFSRMGDGRAVLRSTIREYLASEAMHGLGIPSTRALAIVASDLPVYRETVERAAVLVRIAPTHVRFGSFEVFASRSMFDAVAQLADYVIGLHLPQLLTLAAAERYAGWYREVVSRTARLMAAWTATGFTHGVLNTDNMSILGITLDYGPYGWIDRYDPGFIPNHSDPAGRYAFDQQPMVGLWNCARLGEALRSLLTESDILASLESYREVFDAELGRLMRAKLGLVAHEPDDADLATALFAILNAARGDYTRAFRALSRVTSATNPDASSSAGAVRDAVEQSPAIEPWLARYTARLRREHSIDAERHQRMLRTNPKFVLRNWMAQEVIVAAESGEFASIDELRSIVAAPFDEHPGAERFAGRPPAWAADLALSCSS; encoded by the coding sequence GTGACCCGCCATCTCGACGACCTGACCTGGGACAACTCGTTCGCCCGGCTCCCCGGAATATTCTACCAGCGCGTCACGCCGACTCCGCTCACCCAGCCGCGGCTCGCGGCCTTCAACCCCGATGCCGCCGCACTGCTCGACCTGGGCCCGGATGCCGGCGGCGATCCCGATTTTGTCGCCGGAATCAACGGCGATCGACCGATCGCGGGTACCGATCCGGTGGCGGCAATCTACGCCGGCCATCAATTCGGAGTCTGGGTTCCACAGCTCGGCGACGGACGGGCCATTCTCCTCGGAGAGGTCGTCAATGACCGGCACGAGCGGTGGGATGTTCAGGTCAAGGGATCGGGGCTGACGCGCTTTTCACGGATGGGCGATGGACGGGCGGTGCTCCGCTCCACCATCCGCGAATACCTCGCCAGTGAGGCGATGCACGGCCTCGGCATTCCAAGCACACGCGCGCTCGCGATCGTCGCGAGTGATCTGCCGGTGTACCGCGAAACGGTCGAGCGCGCCGCAGTCCTGGTCCGGATCGCCCCGACGCACGTCCGGTTCGGCAGTTTCGAGGTCTTCGCGTCGCGGTCGATGTTCGACGCGGTGGCACAGCTTGCGGATTACGTCATCGGACTCCACCTGCCGCAGTTGCTGACTCTCGCGGCCGCCGAGCGATATGCAGGCTGGTACCGCGAGGTGGTGTCACGCACCGCGCGGCTGATGGCGGCGTGGACGGCGACCGGCTTTACTCACGGTGTCCTCAATACCGACAACATGTCGATCCTCGGGATCACCCTCGACTACGGCCCGTATGGCTGGATCGATCGCTACGATCCCGGCTTCATTCCCAATCACTCTGATCCAGCCGGCCGCTACGCCTTCGACCAGCAGCCGATGGTCGGGCTCTGGAATTGTGCCCGGCTCGGCGAGGCGCTCCGGTCGCTGCTCACGGAGAGCGACATACTCGCGTCGCTCGAGTCGTATCGCGAAGTGTTCGACGCGGAGCTGGGGCGGTTGATGCGCGCCAAGCTGGGACTGGTCGCGCACGAGCCGGACGACGCCGACCTCGCGACAGCGTTGTTCGCGATCCTGAACGCCGCCCGCGGCGACTACACGCGAGCCTTTCGCGCCCTGTCGCGCGTCACTTCCGCGACGAATCCCGACGCCAGCAGCAGCGCAGGCGCGGTGCGCGATGCGGTCGAGCAAAGCCCAGCGATCGAACCGTGGCTCGCGCGGTACACCGCGAGGCTCCGCCGCGAGCACTCGATCGACGCGGAGCGGCACCAACGGATGCTGCGAACCAATCCGAAGTTCGTCCTCCGGAACTGGATGGCGCAGGAAGTGATTGTGGCGGCGGAGAGCGGAGAGTTCGCGTCGATTGACGAGCTGCGATCGATTGTCGCGGCGCCGTTCGACGAGCATCCCGGGGCAGAGCGATTTGCAGGCCGGCCGCCGGCGTGGGCGGCCGATCTGGCACTCAGCTGCAGTTCGTGA